The DNA region CGAGCACCAGAGCCACGGCCGACCCTGCGGCTACCGCCACAGCTGCGGCACGGAGAGCGATGGGACCTGAACGCATGGTGACCTCCTGGTACTGGCAGGGTCACCCGGATCGGGCCTGATCGCATCCGCAGGGGCCCGGTCAGGGCCCCCACCTGCGAGGACTCAGATGCGAGGACTCAGACGCGCTCGACGAGGTCCGCGATCGACTTCACGATCTTCGACGGCCGGAACGGGTAGCGGTCGACCTCGGCCTCCGTCGTCAGACCGGTCAGCACCAGGAAGGTCTGCATGCCCGCCTCCAGACCGGCCAGGATGTCGGTGTCCATCCGGTCGCCGATCATCGCGCTGGTCTCGGAGTGCGCGCCGATCGCGTTGAGGCCGGTGCGCATCATCAGCGGGTTGGGCTTGCCCGCGAAGTACGGCTCCTTGCCCGTCGCCTTGGTGATCAGCGCGGCGACCGAGCCGGTGGCGGGCAGCGGGCCTTCGAGGGACGGGCCGGTCTCGTCGGGGTTGGTGCAGATGAAGCGGGCGCCGGCGTTGATCAGGCGGACGGCCTTGGTCATGGCCTCGAAGGAGTACGTACGGGTCTCGCCGAGCACCACGTAGTCCGGGTCGTGGTCGGTGAGGACGTAGCCGATGTCGTGCAGGGCGGTGGTGAGGCCGGCCTCGCCGATGACGTACGCGGTACCGCCGGGGCGCTGGTCGTCGAGGAACTTGGCGGTGGCGAGCGCCGAGGTCCAGATGTTCTCGACCGGGACCTGGAGGCCCATGCGCGCGAGGCGGGCGTGCAGATCGCGGGCGGTGTAGATGGAGTTGTTGGTGAGGACGAGGAACGGCTTCCCGGTGTCGCGCAGCTTCGTGATGAACGCGTCGGCTCCGGGGATCGGCACGCCCTCGTGGATGAGGACGCCGTCCATGTCGGTGAGCCAGGATTCGATCGGCTTGCGCTCTGCCATGGGTGCGGGACTCCTGCCGTCGTGAGGAACGAGTAACAAGTACTGACGAACGGTGCTGGGGGCGACGCGACGACGCTGTGGCGACGCCCCCAAGCCTAGGTCAGGAAGTGGTGATGTTGACCCCGTCGATCACCCAGTACCAGTTGTTGGAGCCGGTGTAGCGGAAGCGGAAGCTGACGTTCGAGGCGCCGGCGGGGACCGGGACCGTGACGGACTGGGGCTTGGAGAGTACGTCGGCGGTGTAGGACTTCACGACCGTCGGGGTGCCGCCGTTGAAGCTCGCGAGGATCTGGGCGGTCTGGGCGCCCTCCTGACGGTAGAGGGTGGTGAAGTCGAGGGTGACGCGGGCGGCGCCCGAGACCGCGTACGCCGGGGTGACCAGGGTGGAGTCGTACGTACCGGAGAAGGACTTGTCGGCCCACTCGTCGGAGTCGGCGACGGCGAACACGCCCCGGGAGCGCACGTTCAGCTCGCGCCACTGGTCGCGCTGGCTGCGGGACCAGAACTCGTCGGTCGCGAAGGACCAGCCGCGCCACTCGGTCATGCCGCCGGCGCCCATGGCGTTGTTGATGACGGACCAGCCGCTGGGCGCGGTGTGGGTGAAGCCGAGGACTCCGACCGGGATGCCGGTCTCGTCGACGCGGCCGGCGAGGGCGGACTGGAGGGTGTCGAAGGGGTCGGCGGTCCGCTCCTGGATCGGCTTGCCGTCGAGGCCCCAGGCCGGGTCGGGGGTGATGCCGAGCTGGCGGAAGACGGTGGCGGCGACGTCGACGAGCCGGGTGTCGAGCGGGCGGGCGCCGGCGGCGATGCCGGGGCCGGTGGCGAGGACGAAGGTGCGGCGCTCCTCGATGCTGGAGCCGCCGTGGCCGCCGGGGTCGGTGTGCCCGTGGTCGGTGGTGACGATGACGGTCCAGCGCTCGGTGGCGTACGCCGGTCGGGTCTTGATCGCGGCGAGCAGGCGGCCGAGGTAGGCGTCCTGGACGTCGATGGCGTCGAGGTACTTCTGGCTCGCGGCGCCGTAGGCGTGGCCGATCTCGTCGGTCTCGCCGAAGTAGACGAAGAGGACGTCGGGGTTCTGGTTGCGGAGGATGTCCTCGGTCGCGTCGGTGATCAGCGCGTCGTTGACCGCGTAGTCGTTGTTGTAGACCAGCTTGGCGTCGGCGCCGGCGGTGACCGTGCCGTAGGTGTCGAGTTCCGGCCAGTCGACGGCGGCAAAGAGGGAGAGGTCCGGGCGCACCTGGTTCAGGCGGGCGAGGAAGCCGGGGTAGGTGCCGTAGTTGCGGCCGGTGAAGGTGTTGTCCTTCACGCCGTGCTTGTCGGGCCAGACGCCGGTGGAGATGGTGGACCAGCCGGGGCCGGAGAGGGTGCCGGCCATGGGGCTGGCGTAGAGCAGGGAGCGGCCATAAGTGCCGTTCGCCATCAGGGACTTGAGGTTCGGGGCCTTGGCGGCGTCGATGCGGTCGTGGCGCAGGCCGTCCATGCCGACGAAAAGCACCTTGTCCTTGCTGGTGCCGTTCGGCAGCGTCGGGGCGGCCGTGGCCGCGGCCTGGGCCGCTGGGGCGGTCGCGAGGCCGGTGGCGGCGACGGCCGCGCCGGCGCCTGCGGCGGCGAGCACGGTGCGGCGGGATATGCGGGAAATGCGGGAGATGCCGGTGGTCGGCATGTCGGAGTCCTCCGTGGAAGGGGGTGGGCATGGCAACGCCCCTGATTCCTCAGGGGCGTTGCCGCGTGCGTGAGCTTTGGTCCGTACCCGTTATCTTTCCGCTACACAGGGAGCGGATTCCAGGGTCGTACGGTGAACTCTCAGCTTCCGGTCGCGGACTTCCACCCGTCGACGTACGCCGTCAGGTTCTTGTCGATGTCGGCCCAGTCCGGCTCGAAGACCTCGACGCCGCCCATCAGCTTCGCCAGCTCGATGGCGTTGGCGTCGGTGGCCTTTACGTCCTTGCGGACGCTGAAGCCGCCGCCGATGGAGCTGACCTCGCGCTGGGCCTGCTCGCTCAGCATGAAGTCGAGCAGCTTCTTGCCGTTCTCGGTGTGCGGGGCCTTGTTCACCAGGCCCGCGGCGTACGGCAGGGCGAAGGTGGTCGGCTTGCCGCCCTCCTTCGCGGGGAACCAGATGGCGAGGTTCGGCATGGACCTGGCCTGGGCGAAGTTCATCTGCACATCGCCGTTGGCGACCAGGATCTCGCCCTTGTCGACCTTGGGCGCGAGCTTGGACGTGGAGGAGGACGGGCCGACGTTGTTGGCCTGGAGCTTCTTCAGGTACTCCATCGCCGGCTCCTTGCCGCCGAAGTCGTGCATCGCCTTGATGAGGACGGCGGTGCCGTCGCCCGCGACGCCCGGGGTGGAGTACTGCAGCTTGTTCTTGTACTTCGCGTCAAGCAGCTGCTCCCAGGTGGTCGGCGGGGTCGTCAGCTCCTTCTTGTTGTGGACGAAGCCGAAGAAGTTGTTGACGACGGAGATCCACTTGCCGTCGTCGGCCTTGTCGCCGCCGCTGACCTGGTCGGCGCCCTGCGGGGTGTAGGCCTGGAGCAGGCCCTTGGAGTCGGCCTGCTGGATGAAGGGCGGCAGGGTGACGAGGACATCGGCCTGGGTGTTGCTCTTCTCGCGGGCGGCGCGCTGCACCATCTCGCCGGAGCCGCCCTCGACGTACTCGACCTTGATGCCGGTCTGCTTCTCGAAGTCCTTGAAGACCTTGTCGTACCAGCCGTCGCCCGCCTCGCCCTTGAGGCCGTCGGCGCTGTAGACGGTGACGACCTTCTCGTCGGACGCGGCGGAGGAGGAGCCGCCGCAGGCGGTGAGGGTCGCGGCGAGGACGAGGCCGCCGGTGACGGCGGCGAGCGGCTTGAGGTACGGGGGCGTGGTGGACGTGGTGCGCATAACGTCGTTCTCTCCTAGCGGTACAGGGGTTTGCTAGCGATACGAGGCTTTGGTGCGGATACGGGAGACGGCGAGCAGGACCAGGAGCGTCGCCGTCATGAGGAGCACGGCGAGGGCCGAGCCCGTGAAGAGCGAACCGCGGTCGGTGGCCGTGAAGACGAGCACGGGCAGCGGCAGCCAGTCCGGCGGGTAGAGCATCATCGTGGCGCTCAACTCGCCCATGGAAAGGGCGAAGCAGAGGCCGGCCGCCGCGTTGAGCGACGGGAGCAGCAGCGGCAGCCGCACCCGGAGCAGGACGTACGAGGGGCGGGCGCCCAGGCTGGCCGCCGCCTGCTCGTACATCGGGTCCAGACGCAGGATGGCGGCCGAGACCGACTGGTAGGCGAACGCCGTGACAAGAACCGTGTGCGCGAGGATCACGATCCAGCGGGTGCCGTTGAGGAGCAGCGGGGGCTGCGAGAAGGCGACCAGGACGGCGAGGCCGACGACGACCGAGGGCACGGCGACCGGCAGCACGAACAGCGCGTCGAGCACCCGGCGGCCCCGCTTGCGCAGCGCGGCGGCGGTGAGCGCCGCCCAGGTGCCGGCGGTGAGCGCGAGGACGCTCGCGGTGAGCGCGGTGACCAGGCTGGTGGTGAGCGCCTGGAGGGATTCGCCGCGGACGGCCGCCGTGTAGTGCGCGGTGGTCGGGCCGGACGGGAAGGCGCCGGACCAGTGGGTGGAGAAGGAGGCGGCGAGGATGACGAGGAGGGGCAGGGCGAAGAGCGGCACGAAGAGGACCGCGAACAGCGCCCGGGCCGCCCACCTGCCCGTACGGCTATGCACCAGCACGACGGCTCACCACCCCGTAGAGGGCGTAGAGGCCCACGGAGATCAGGACGTTGACGACGGCGACGACGCAGGCCGCCGCGTAGTCGGACTCGAGGATGGCCTTGCCGTACACGAGCATCGGCAGCGTCGTGACGCCCTTGGCGCCGGTGAAGAGCACGATGCCGAACTCGTTGAGGCACATGACGAGGACGAGGCTGCCGCCGGCGGCGAGGGCCGGGAGCGCCTCGGGCAGGATCACCCGGCGCACGATCCGCAGCGGGCGGGCGCCGAGCGAGGAGGCCACCTCCAGCTGGGCGGTGTCGAGTTGGGAGAAGGCGGCGAGCAGCGGGCGCATCACGAACGGCGTGAAGTACGTGATCTCCGCGAGCAGCACGCCCCACGGCGTGGTCAGGAACTGGAACGGCCCCTCGGCGGCGCCCGTGACGTCCGTCCACACCCCGTTGGCCATGCCGACCGTGCCGTACAGGAACAGCAGGGCGAGCGTGATCAGGAAGGACGGGAAGGAGAGGAAGACGTCGATGGACTTCGCGACCGCCTTGCCGCCGGGAAAGGGCACGAAGGCGATGACGAGGGCGAGCACGAAACCGAGGACGAGACAGCCGGCGGTGGCCGCCGCGGCCAGCCACACGGTGGTGACGAGCGCGTCGCGGAAGGACGCGGAGGCGAAGACCTGGGCGTACGCGCCGGGGGCGAGGGACTCCTTGACGACGAGCGCGAGGGGGTAGAGGAAGACGACGGCGAGGGCGAGTACCGGAGGGGCGGCCCAGAGCCAGGTGGGGACGGTGCGCCGGGGGGCCTCGTCGACCGGTTGTGGGCAATCGTCCCGCAGGGCGGGACGGGTGGGCACAACCCCACCCGCGCGCTGCGCCTCCACGAGCCCCGCACCACGACTAGCCATCGTTCACCCCTGCGGCCAGCAGCACCGCGTCCTCGCGGGCGAAGTGCAGCGTGATCTCGTCGCCGAGCGCCGGGGTCTCCCGCAGCTCCCGTACGTCCGCCTTCACCCGGTGGCCGGACGCGCCCACCTCCACGTACAGGCGGTGGGTGGCGCCGCGCCACTGGACCTCGGCGATGCGGCCGGTCAGGGCGTTGGGCCCGGGCCCGAGGCCGACGAGGTGGGGGCGGACGCAGAGGGTGGCGGTCGCGCCGGGGACCGCGTCCACGACGGGAACGTCGAGCGTGACCCCGTCCCCGTCGAGAACGACCCCGCCCTCGCCGACCCGCACCGGCAGCAGATTCGCGTTGCCGACGAAGGAGGCGGTGAACTCGGTGCGGGGCCTGCGGTACAGCTCCTGCGGGGTGCCGCAGTCCTGCAGCCGGGCCCGGTCCATGACGGCGATCCGGTCGGCGAGGGTGAGCGCCTCGACCTGGTCGTGGGTCACGTACAGGATCGAGACGTCCGGCAACTCGCGGTGCAGCCGGGCGAGTTCGGCGAGCATCCCGGAACGCAGCCGGGCGTCGAGCGCGGACAGCGGCTCGTCGAGGAGGAGGACGTTCGGGCGGATGGCGAGGGCCCGGGCGATGGCGACGCGCTGCTGCTGGCCGCCGGAGAGCTCGCGCGGGTAGCGCTGGGCGTAGGCCGCCATGCCGGTCATCTCCAGGGCCTCGGCGACCCGCCCCGGGATCTCGGCCTTGGGGACCTTGGGGTTCCGCTGCGCCTTGAGACCGAAGGCGACGTTGGCGTCGACCCGCATGTGCGGGAAGAGGGCGTACTGCTGGACGACCATGCCGATGCCCCGCTGGTACGGCGGGAGCGCGGTGACGTCGCGGTCGCCGATGAACACCCGCCCGGCGGCCGGCCGGACGAACCCGGCGACGGCGCGCAGGGCGGTCGTCTTGCCGGAGCCGGAGGGGCCGAGCAGGGCCATGACCTCGCCGGGCTCGACGGTCAGGTCGAGGGAGTCGAGGACGGTGTGGCCGTGGTACGCGACGGAGACGCCGTCGAAGCGGATGCCGCCGGCGGCGGGGGCGGGGGCGCTCATCCCTCGCCCTCCTCGTACTCCCCCTCGTACTCCCGTATCAGGGCGGGGAGTTCGGCGACGGAGGACAGGACGCGGGTGGCGCCGTGCTCCTTGAGCGCGGCCTCGTCGTGGGCTCCGGTGAGGACCCCGGCCACGATGCCGGCGCCGGAGCGGACGCCGCTGAGCATGTCGTACGAGGTGTCGCCGGCGACCACGAGCTGCCGGACGTCGTCGACGGCGCCGGTACGGAGGAGGGCGGCGAGCACCATGTCGGGGTACGGGCGGCCGCGGCCGCCGGCGTCGGCCGGGCAGAGGGTGAGGTCGACCAGGCCGTCCGCCCAGCCGAGGGCGTCGAGGATGGCGTCCTGGGTGACGCGGGCGAAGCCGGTGGTGAGGACGACGGTCCGGCCCTGGTCCTTCAGCTGGGCGATGGCCTCGGCGGCGCCGGGGACCGGGGCGATCCGGCCGTCGGCGACCAGCTCTCCGTACGCCTCCTCGAAGGCGAGGTTGGCCCGCTGCGCGCGCTGCTCGTCGCCGCCGAAGAGGTGGCGGAAGACGGAGATCTTGGACTCGCCCATGGTGGCGCGGACGTAGTCGATCATCGTGGCCGGGTCCTCGCCGAGGCGGGTCGCGGCGGCGTCGAAGGCCTGCTCGACGAGGCCGCCGTCGGCGACGGTGGTCCCGGCCATGTCGAGGACGACGAGGCTCATCTGCTGCTTGTTCTTCATGTCCTGCCTGTCCTGCATGTTCTTCACGCTGTTCACCAGCCCAGTTCGTTCGCGGTGGTCTCGGCGATGGCGGGCGAGCAGGTCATGCCGCGGCCGCCGGGTCCGGTCACCAGCCACACGCCGTCGCGCACCTGTTGGCGGTGGACGACCCGGGTGGTGTCGGTGCACTGCGCGTACACGCCGGCCCAGCGGCGGCGCACGCGCGGCAGCGGGCGGCCGAGCAGGGACTCGACCACGCGCGTGAGGTGTTCGTAGGGCTCCTCGACGGTGTCGAAGGCGAAGGGGTGCTCGTACTCGTGGGTGTCGCCGATGGTCAGTCCGCCGTCGAGGCGCTGCACCATGAGCAGCTGCATCTTGTGCGCGGCGGCCGTCGGGTCCTGCGCCTGGCGGGAGTTGAGCTCCTCCAGAGCGGGTGAGGCGTAGGCCGGGTAGTAGCGGAAGGAGTCGGCGTCCGCGACCGAGGTGGTGAGCGCCTCGCCGAGCGGGTCGGTCTGCATCATCTGGAGCCGGACCCGGCGCACCGGCAGATCATCGCCGGCCAGCTCGCGGACCAGGCCGGACAGCCAGGCGCCGGTGCACAGGACGACGGCGTCGCCGGTGTGGGTGTCGCCGTGGTCGTCGCGGACGGAGCTGTGCCCATTGCTGTCGGCTCCGATCACCTCCCGGACCTCGCGGTTCGGCAGGAAGGTGTAGCGGCCGGAGGCCAGCAGGGCCTCGCGCAGGGCGAGTTGGGCGGTGCGCGGCTCGACGGCGGCGTCCCGCTCGCACCAGAGGGCGGCGTCGAAGGCGCCGCGCAGCGCCGGGTTGACCGCCCGCGCCTCCTCGGGGGTGAGCAGCTTGTAGCCGCGGGCGGCGGCGTCGTCCCGGGCCACGGCCGCCTCGGCGACGGCGAGTTCGAGCGCGCCGCGGACGGGGGTGAGCGAACCGATCGCCCGGAAGCCGAGCTTGGGGACGCGGGCGCCGATGCCCTCCCAGAGCTCGCGGGCGCGCAGGGCGGTGTCGAGCTCCTCCCCGCCCGCGCGCCCGCTGACCCAGATCTGGCCGAAGTTGCGGAGGGAGGCGCCGCGCGCCTCGGCCTCCCGCTCGATGTGGACGACCTCGTGGCCGCGTTCTACTGCCTGCCAGGCGTGCATGGTTCCCACGACGCCGGCTCCGACGACTATCACCTTCATGCCGTTCACGGTCGGGGCGGCGGGTGGCCCGGACGGGGCGGGGTGGCGACGGGACGGTGAACGGACCGACAAGCTTGGCCTAGACCCGTTATCTTCTCGTGATCTGATGCCGGGGACGGACAGCACCGAATGCGTCTATTCCTGGCGACCTATTCCTGGCGGCCCAGGTGGGCGGTGAAGCTGAACCGGTCGCCGCGGTAGAGCGTGCGGACCCGTTCGAGCGGACGCCCGTCGGTGTCCCGGGACACGCGCTGGATCAGCAGCATCGGCAGCGCGGGCGGGGTGCCGATGAGCAGCGCCTCGCGCGGGGTCGCGAGCACCGTCTCGATCCGCTCGTCGGCGTCGCCGAAGACCACGCCGAGCCGTTCGTGGAGATAGGCGTAGAAGGAGGAGTCGGGGTCGAACTCGGTGTCGAGGCGCGGGGCGCGGGCCTCGGAGACGTACGTGCTCTCCAGGCCGACCCGCTCGTCGTCGGCGAGCAGCACCCGCTCCATGTGCCACACGGGCTCGCCGGCCGCCACGCCGAGCTGGGGCGCCAGCTCCGCCGGGCACGGGAAGCGGTCGAGCGAGATGAGCGCACGGCCCGGGGTGCGGCCCTGGCGGCGCACGCCCTCGGTGTAACTCGCGAGCGACAGCGGCTGCTCCAGCTTGGGCCCGGCGACGACGGTGCCGCGGCCCTGCCGCCGCAGCCGCCCTTCGAGCAGCAGCTCGCGCAGGGCCTGCCGGACGGTCTCGCGCGACACCTCGTAGCGCACGGCGAGATCGCGCTCCGTGGGCAGCAGCCCGCCCTCCCCCAGCTCGTCGACGAGTTCGGCGACCTTCGCCTTCACCGCGTAGTACTTCGGGATGCGGCCGTGCTCCGGGATGCCGGAACGGATGGGCGCGCCCGGCCAGTTGCCCATGCCGCCTGCGCTGCCCGTGTTGCTCGTGCTGCTCGTGCTGCTCTTGTCGTTCGTGTCGCTCATCCGGTGATGGTCGCAGACCGTCGTGAACGGAAAGGTGTACGGCGGGTGGCCTACGAGCGCCGTGAGCGGCGGGCGAGCAGCACCAGGGCCGCGCCGCCCGCGAGCAGGGCCGCGGCGACCGGGGCGAGGCGCAGGGCGGTGCGCCGGGCGGTGTTCGCGGCGGACTCGCGCTGTCCGGTACGGGCGAGTTCGGGGCCGCCCGGGTCGGCGGAGCCGGTGCCCGGGGCGGTCGGGCGGGCCGTGGTTGCGGGGTCGGCCGGGTCGGTGCCGGAACTGACCCCCGTACTGGTACCCGTATCCTCGCCGTCCGGTTCGGCGGGGCCGATCATCAGGCGGTAAGCGCCGGACTCGCCGACCCAGTCGCCGTCCTCGCCGCGCTTCTGCACGACGGCCGCGCTGACCGTGACCTCGTCGGGCGCGGCGTCGGCGCCGAACGCGAGCCGTACGGGCACGGTGAGGGTCCGTCCCGCGGGCACCGCGAAGCCGTCGAAGGCGGGCACGGCGGGGATCGGGTTCTTCGGCCCGGTCTGCAGTTCCGGGCCCGCGAACACGCCCACGCTCTCGGCCCGTTCGGTGCTCTCGAACGCCACCGGCCGCCAGAGCCGCGCCTCCGCGTCGTAGAACTCGGCCCGGATCTGCCCGGGCCGCAGCGCCTGGTCCCGGTCGGTGAGGACCAGGACCGGGTGCACGGCACGGCACGGTTCGGCGGTCGTGTTGGTGAGGTCCAGGCTCCAGGTCCGCAGCTCCCCGCCCGCCGGGTACTCCGCCGGCCCGCCGTGGATCCGGGTGGCCAGCGGGAAGTCCTTGTCCCCGGCCGCCCCGCAGGTGGGGGACACCGGCGCGGTCTGCGCCGCAGGCGCTGCGGCCTGCGCGGCGGACGCCGCCACCGACAGCCCGGCCGCCGTGCCCAGGGCGGCGAGGGCGAGGGCGGTACTGCTCGGACTCCTCGGTCGCATGATGCCGAAGCCTTTGCTGCTCGCGGACGTACGAATCGCCCGCGACGCTGCCATGCGGGGCGGAGCCGGTGGGGCAACGACGCGGCAAAGGGCGCCGGACGGGGAGGGCATTCCGCCCGATCAGCGTATTTTCAGACTGTTCAGATCTTTGAGATCTTTGAGATCTTTCGGACCGGTGGTGTCCTGCTTCCCGAAGACCGGCGCCAGGATCAGCTGGGCCGCTCCGTCCGCGACCGTCGTCGTCCCGGTCGCGATCTCGACGGTGGCGGGCAGGCCGAGGGCGGTGAGCAGCTCGCGGGTGCCGTGGGCGAAGACGGCCGGGTCGGCGAGGACGGCGCGCCCGCCGAGGAGCACGCGGTCGATGTCGAGCAGCCGGACCAGGTTGGCGGCGCCGGTGCCGAGCACCCGCGCGGCCTCGGGCAGGTCGCCGCGGGCGAGGGCCGCGAGGCACAGGACCTCCAGGCAGCCGCGCCCGCCGCAGTCGCAGAGCGGCCCGTCGAGCTGCACCGTCTGGTGACCCAGCTCCCCCGCCCCGGTGCGGCCGCCGCGCAGCACGGCCCCGCCGAGGACGAGACCCGCGCCCAGGCCCGTACCGAGGTGCACATAGGCGAAGGAGCCGGGCGCGCCGGGGCGCAGGGCGAGGCCGAGGGCGGCGGCGTTGGTGTCCTTGTCGAGCGCGACCGGGAGACCGAGCCGCCGCGCCAGCTCCTCCCGCAGCGGAAACCCGTCCCACTCGGGAAACCCGGTGACCCGCCCGGGCCGACCGCTCCGGTGGTCCAGGGGGCCGGGCATGGCGACGCCGACCCCGAGGACGGGGAGGTCCGCCTTCCCGCCCTCGCCCTCGTACCCGGCCCCGGCCCCGACCCCCAGCAGCGCCGCGACCTCCGCCCCCGCCACCGCGAGAACCGTCTCCGCGCCCGCCCCCAGGTCCAGCGGCGCGCGGCGCTCCGCGACCCGTTCGCCCGCCAGGTCCAGCAGGACGGCCGTCAGCTCGTCGCGGTCGAGGTGGAGGCCGATCGCGTACGCCGCCGAGGGTACGAGCCGCAGCACCGTGGCCGGCTTGCCGCCCGTGGACGCGCGCCGGCCCGCCTCCGCCGCCAGGCCCTCCGCGCGCAGGCGAGCGGTGATCTTGCTGACGGCCTGTGGGGTGAGGCCGGTGCGCTCGGCCAGTTCCAGCCGGCTGACGCCGCCCTCCCCGGCGGTGCGCAGCAGGTCGAGCACGAGTGCCGCGTTGTGGCTGCGCAGCGCCGGCAGATTGACCCCGACCCCTACCCCAGCCCCGGCACCGCCACCCGCCCCGCCGCCGCTCCCCTTACTCCCCTTGTCCCTGTTCACGTGTCCATTGTGCCGGGCGCTTGCACTTTGGCAACAGCGTTGCCAAAGTGGTTCCCATGAGCTCCCCCCGTACCCCGCTCCGCGTCGGCCTCGTCGGCTACGGCCTGGCCGGCTCCGTCTTCCACGCCCCGCTGATCGCCGCCGACCCCGACCTCGTGCTCGACACGGTCTCCACCGGCAACCCGGAGCGCGCCGTGCAGGCCCGCGCCGAGCACCCGGACGTGCGGGTCGTGGGCTCCCCCGAGGAACTCCTCGGCCGCGCCGCCGAGCTCGACCTCGTGGTGATCGCCTCCCCCAACAAGACCCACGTCCCGGTCGCCACCGCCGCCCTGCGGGCCGGTCTGCCGGTGGTCGTGGACAAGCCGCTGGCCGGCACCGCCGCCGAGGCGCGCGCCCTCGCCGCGCTCGCCGAGGAGCGCGGGCTGCTGCTCTCCGTCTTCCAGAACCGCCGCTGGGACAACGACTTCCGCACTCTCCAGGCCCTGCTCGCCGACGGCTCCCTCGGCGAGGTGCAGCGCTTCGAGTCCCGCTTCGAGCGCTGGCGCCCCCAGCTCAAGGGCGGCTGGCGCGAGTCGGGCGCGCCCGAGGAGATCGGCGGGCTGCTGTACGACCTCGGCAGCCACGTCGTCGACCAGGCCCTGGTCCTGTTCGGCCCGGCCGTCCGCGTGTACGCCGAGTCCGACGTGCGCCGCCCGGGCGCCGAGGCCGACGACGACACCTTCATCGCGATCACGCACGCGGGCGGCGTGCACTCGCACCTCTGGATGAGCGCGACCACCGCCCAGCTCGGACCGCGCTTCCGCGTCCTGGGTCAGAGCGCCGGTTACGTGAAGTACGGCCTCGACCCCCAGGAGGCGGCGCTCCGCGAGGGCCTGCGGCCGGAACCGGGCAAGGCTTGGGGCGTCGAGCCCGAGGAGCTGTGGGGCCGGCTCGGGGCCGGCGAGTCCCCGCTGACCGGCGGCGGCACGCCCGTGGAGACCCTGCCGGGCGCCTACCCGGCGTACTACGCGGCCGTCGCCGCCGCCCTGCGTGGCGCCGGCGAGAACCCGGTGACGGCCCACGAGGCGGCGGCCGCGCTCGACGTCCTGGAGGCGGCGAAGAAGTCCGCCCGCGAGGGCGTGGCGGTGACCCTGTGACCAGCGCGGAAAAGACCAGCGCGGAAAAGACCAGCATGGAAGAGACCGGCGTGGAGGAGCTGACGGCGCAGGAGGCGGCGCTTGTCCTGCCCCGCTTCACGTACGAGGACGCCTGGACGCTCGGCATGATCCTGGCCGACCTGGCGAGGGAGCGGCGCGCGCCGGTCGCGATCGACGTACGACGCGGGGCGCAGCAGCTGTTCCACTGCGCGCTGCCCGGGTCGAGCGCCGACAACGACGCCTGGATCGACCGGAAGCGGCGGGTCGTCGAGCGGTACGGCGTGAGCTCGTTCCACGTCGGCGCCCGCTTCCGCGCCAAGGGCACGACCTTCGAGGCCTCGTCCCGGCTCGACCCGGACGTCTACGCCGCGCACGGCGGCTCGTTCCCGATCGCCGTCGCCGGCGCCGGGGTCATCGGCTCGGTCACGGTCTCGGGCCTGCCGCAGGCCGAGGACCACGCGCTGGTCGTCCTCGGCCTGGAGCGGCTGATGGCGGCGTACGGCGCGGAGTAGGAGTACGTACGGGGCGCGGGTGCCGGTCCGTACCGACCCGCACCCCGACCCGTACCGCTACGCGTCCTTGAGCTCCTGGCGCTGCCGCCCCAGGCCCTCGACCTCCAGCTCGACGACGTCGCCGGCGCGCAGGTACGGCTTGGGCTCGGGCTGCCCCATGGCGACGCCGGCCGGCGTGCCGGTGTTGATGACGTCGCCGGGGTAGAGGGTCATGAAGTGGCTGAGGTAGCGCACCACCTGGGCGACCGTGAAGATCTGGTCGGAGGTGTGGCCGTCCTGCTTCAGCTCGCCGTTGACCCACAGCTTGAGGCCGAGGGCCTGCGGGTCCGGCACCTCGTCGGCGGTGACCAGCCAGGGGCCGAG from Streptomyces fradiae includes:
- a CDS encoding heme-degrading domain-containing protein encodes the protein MEETGVEELTAQEAALVLPRFTYEDAWTLGMILADLARERRAPVAIDVRRGAQQLFHCALPGSSADNDAWIDRKRRVVERYGVSSFHVGARFRAKGTTFEASSRLDPDVYAAHGGSFPIAVAGAGVIGSVTVSGLPQAEDHALVVLGLERLMAAYGAE